In one Streptomyces sp. T12 genomic region, the following are encoded:
- a CDS encoding C40 family peptidase — MAAHRKPRQRSVGGNTARTAWTIALAGAATATGFDGTGHAEPQLTPEQVKAKVDKLYQEAEVATEKYNGAKEKADAAERRIRTLQDEAARKTEKLNSAREALGSMAAAQYRDGGVDPSLQLALSDNPDRYLDGAEFAERAGNRQAASVASVREQLREIEQLRGAARVELTSLKSRQAQLQRHKNTITGKLDAARGLLAQLTAEERARLGAGAGATDRAARSSTGTRDALTTPGAAPSRAPNSRAASAISYAHTKLGSPYVWGATGPDAFDCSGLTQAAYRSAGISLPRTTYAQIDAGRRVSRAELLPGDLVFFYSGISHVGLYIGNGQMIHAPNPSAPVRVAPLDEMPFAGATRVA, encoded by the coding sequence GTGGCAGCGCACCGCAAGCCCCGTCAGCGCTCGGTCGGCGGCAACACGGCCCGCACGGCATGGACGATCGCCCTGGCGGGCGCGGCGACGGCGACGGGCTTCGACGGGACCGGACACGCCGAGCCGCAGCTGACACCGGAGCAGGTCAAGGCCAAGGTGGACAAGCTGTACCAGGAGGCGGAGGTCGCCACTGAGAAGTACAACGGCGCGAAGGAGAAGGCGGACGCGGCCGAGCGGCGGATCAGGACACTGCAGGACGAGGCCGCACGCAAGACGGAGAAGCTCAACTCGGCCCGGGAAGCACTGGGTTCGATGGCTGCGGCGCAGTACCGCGACGGCGGCGTCGACCCGTCCCTCCAGCTCGCGCTCTCGGACAACCCCGACCGGTACCTCGACGGAGCGGAGTTCGCCGAGCGCGCCGGCAACCGTCAGGCGGCGTCCGTCGCGAGCGTCCGCGAGCAACTGCGCGAGATCGAGCAGCTGCGCGGAGCCGCACGCGTCGAACTGACCTCGCTGAAGTCCCGCCAGGCGCAACTGCAACGGCACAAGAACACGATCACCGGCAAGCTGGACGCGGCCCGAGGCCTGCTCGCCCAACTGACCGCCGAGGAGCGGGCCCGGCTCGGGGCGGGCGCAGGCGCCACGGACCGCGCCGCACGCTCCTCGACGGGCACGCGCGACGCCCTGACGACCCCCGGTGCCGCCCCGTCGCGGGCCCCCAACTCCCGTGCGGCATCCGCCATTTCGTACGCGCACACCAAGCTCGGCAGCCCCTATGTCTGGGGCGCGACCGGCCCGGACGCCTTCGACTGCTCCGGCCTCACCCAGGCCGCCTACCGCTCGGCCGGCATCTCCCTGCCCCGCACGACCTACGCCCAGATCGACGCCGGCCGCCGTGTCTCGCGCGCCGAACTGCTCCCGGGCGACCTGGTGTTCTTCTACTCCGGCATCAGCCACGTGGGCCTCTACATCGGCAACGGCCAGATGATCCACGCCCCGAACCCGTCGGCACCGGTCCGGGTGGCCCCGCTCGACGAGATGCCGTTCGCGGGGGCCACGCGGGTGGCCTGA
- a CDS encoding C40 family peptidase, which translates to MASHRKSRPAGTRVAGIRTPALATAALTSVALLSQTANASPSADDKPSLEEVEKKVDDLYRQAESATEKYNAAKEKTAKQRKRVDTLLDDVAQRTQKLNDAREELGRNAAAQYRTGAAAPDTATFLLADTPQDYFDQTQLMDRMTGRQKEAVDDYFTQQSATMKKRQEATQSLETLTESQNDLQTAKTTVQQKLSDARELLSKLTAEEKARLAAIEKRKQEEAARKAAELARQQAEAERQRQEAAQQQESSESSSDSSTSDSSASDSSYATKAEKALAFARSQIGKPYVWGATGPDSYDCSGLTQAAWKAAGVDIPRVTYDQVNAGTTVSLSNAQPGDLIFFYDDVTHVGIYIGNGMMIHAPKPGAYVREESIYYDGESSIHSVVRPA; encoded by the coding sequence TTGGCGTCGCACCGCAAGTCGCGTCCCGCTGGTACGCGCGTAGCAGGCATACGGACCCCCGCCCTCGCCACGGCGGCCCTCACCTCCGTGGCCCTGCTGTCCCAGACGGCCAACGCCAGCCCCTCGGCAGACGACAAGCCGAGCCTCGAAGAGGTCGAGAAGAAGGTCGACGACCTCTACCGCCAGGCGGAGTCGGCGACCGAGAAGTACAACGCGGCCAAGGAGAAGACCGCGAAGCAGCGCAAGCGCGTCGACACCCTCCTCGACGACGTCGCCCAGCGCACCCAGAAGCTCAACGACGCGCGCGAGGAACTCGGCCGCAACGCCGCCGCCCAGTACCGCACCGGCGCCGCCGCCCCCGACACGGCGACCTTCCTCCTCGCGGACACCCCGCAGGACTACTTCGACCAGACCCAGCTGATGGACCGTATGACCGGCCGTCAGAAGGAAGCGGTCGACGACTACTTCACGCAGCAGTCCGCGACGATGAAGAAGCGCCAGGAGGCCACCCAGAGCCTGGAGACGCTCACCGAGTCGCAGAACGACCTGCAGACCGCGAAGACCACCGTTCAGCAGAAGCTCTCCGACGCGCGCGAACTCCTCTCGAAGCTCACGGCGGAGGAGAAGGCCCGCCTCGCCGCCATCGAGAAGCGCAAGCAGGAGGAGGCCGCACGCAAGGCGGCGGAACTGGCCCGGCAACAAGCAGAGGCCGAGCGCCAGCGCCAGGAGGCGGCCCAGCAGCAGGAGAGCAGCGAGTCCTCGTCCGACTCGAGCACCTCGGACTCGTCCGCGTCGGACTCCTCCTACGCCACCAAGGCCGAGAAGGCCCTCGCCTTCGCCCGCTCCCAGATAGGCAAGCCGTACGTCTGGGGCGCCACCGGCCCCGACTCCTACGACTGCTCCGGCCTCACCCAGGCCGCCTGGAAGGCCGCGGGCGTCGACATCCCCCGCGTCACCTACGACCAGGTCAACGCCGGCACCACGGTCTCCCTCTCCAACGCCCAGCCCGGAGACCTGATCTTCTTCTACGACGACGTCACCCACGTGGGCATCTACATCGGCAACGGCATGATGATCCACGCCCCCAAGCCCGGCGCGTACGTCCGCGAGGAGTCGATCTACTACGACGGAGAGTCGTCGATCCACAGCGTGGTCCGCCCGGCCTGA
- a CDS encoding tellurite resistance/C4-dicarboxylate transporter family protein, producing the protein MPTPAPASPLRTWWSQRPPTAGAAVMATGILSVSLHQTGYETLSRIALALACAAWLALAGDFLARLLWDRDRWVKEAATPAALTAIAATTVLGTRFTALGWQPLAKALLAMAALLWPGLLIAVVRHSHRRMPGAVFLGCVATQGLAVLGATLAASEATAWLAHTALVLFWLGLLLYAVALTRFDLRQVAHGAGDHWVAGGALAISALAGSKLIAADSARLYLWNDDDDSNALRTVTVALLVLDLSWYAALLIAEIAWPRLRYDVRRWATAFPMGMTAAAALSVASAVDLPWLKTPGEVLLWIAVAAWLTVTAAALRTYTRQDPGTGPRPDAGTRTDPGTVPGSDITSTTQR; encoded by the coding sequence ATGCCCACCCCCGCCCCCGCCTCCCCCCTCCGCACCTGGTGGTCGCAACGTCCCCCCACGGCCGGCGCCGCCGTCATGGCAACCGGCATCCTGTCGGTATCCCTGCACCAGACGGGCTACGAAACCCTCTCCCGGATCGCCCTGGCCCTGGCCTGCGCAGCCTGGCTGGCCCTGGCCGGAGACTTCCTCGCACGGCTCCTGTGGGACCGCGACAGGTGGGTGAAAGAGGCAGCCACTCCGGCCGCCCTGACGGCCATCGCCGCAACGACGGTTCTGGGTACCCGTTTCACCGCCCTCGGCTGGCAGCCCCTCGCCAAGGCCCTCCTGGCCATGGCGGCCCTGCTCTGGCCGGGCCTCCTCATCGCGGTCGTACGCCACTCGCACCGCCGCATGCCCGGCGCGGTGTTCCTGGGCTGCGTGGCCACACAGGGCCTGGCCGTCCTAGGCGCCACACTCGCCGCGTCCGAGGCCACGGCATGGCTCGCCCACACGGCACTCGTACTGTTCTGGCTCGGCCTGCTGCTCTACGCCGTCGCGCTGACCCGCTTCGACCTACGGCAAGTGGCCCACGGCGCCGGCGACCACTGGGTGGCGGGCGGCGCCCTCGCTATCTCCGCCCTCGCCGGTTCGAAGCTCATCGCCGCCGACAGCGCCCGCCTGTACCTCTGGAACGACGACGACGACAGCAACGCCCTGCGCACGGTGACCGTAGCCCTACTCGTACTCGACCTGTCCTGGTACGCCGCCCTGCTCATCGCCGAGATCGCATGGCCACGGCTGCGCTACGACGTGCGCCGCTGGGCAACCGCGTTCCCCATGGGAATGACCGCCGCGGCGGCCCTCTCCGTCGCCTCCGCCGTAGACCTGCCGTGGCTCAAGACCCCCGGCGAGGTACTGCTGTGGATCGCGGTGGCGGCATGGCTGACGGTCACCGCAGCCGCGCTACGGACTTACACCAGACAAGACCCCGGCACCGGCCCCAGACCCGACGCCGGGACAAGGACCGACCCGGGAACAGTCCCCGGGTCCGACATCACGTCCACAACACAGCGATGA